A segment of the Leptolyngbya sp. CCY15150 genome:
CGACAGTTGGGATCATCTGCTCACCTTCATGCTGGAAGGTCTAGAGCTAGACATCCCGCCCAATACCAGTTGAATCGTCATACTGAGAATTGCTGGGATGTTCAAGTTCCGGTTGCAGTCGCATCAGGTCAACGACATTGACCACGCGGATGTTCAAATCGGGCAACTGCTCCCGCATCATCGAAACAGCCGCCAGGGTTTCTAGGGTGGGCACATCGCCACAGCAGGCCATCACCACATCGGGTTCGCCGTCGCTGCTGGCCCAGTCCCAAATGCCAATGCCTGCGGTGCAATGGCTAACCGCTTCGTCCATCGTCAGCCATTGCGGGGCGGAATATTTACCTGCAATCACCACGTTGACGTAATGGCGGCTACGCAGACAGTGATCCCAAACCGACAGCAGGCAGTTGGCGTCGGGCGGCAGGTAGACGCGCACCACCGAGGCTTTTTTATTGACAACGTGATCGATAAACCCTGGGTCTTGGTGGGTGAATCCGTTGTGCATTTGCTGCCAGACATGGGACGCCAGCAGGTAATTTAAGGAGGCGATCGGTCGTCGCCAGGGCAGCTCTGCCGTCACCTTCAGCCACTTGGCGTGCTGGTTAAACATCGAGTCGATGATATGGATGAACGCCTCGTAGCAGTTGAACAGGCCATGTCGCCCCGTGAGCAGGTAGCCTTCCAGCCAGCCCTCGCACTGGTGCTCACTCAACATTTCTATCACCCGACCATCCAGAGCAAGAAACTCATCGTTATCTTGGGTTTGGGCATCCCATTGGCGATCGGTGACCTCAAACACCGACCCCAAGCGATTGGAGAGGGTTTCGTCAGGGCCAAAAATTCTGAAATTACGCTGCTCCTGGTTAAGTTTGACCACGTCTCGCAGGAATACGCCCAGTTCGTGCGCGTCGGCAGCCTTAACCGAGCCGGGAGTAGGCACGTCCACGGCGTAGTCCCGAAAGTCTGGCATGACCAGATCGCGCAGCAGCAGGCCGCCGTTGGTGTGGGGGTTGGCTCCCATGCGGCGATCGCCCTTGGGAGCAAGTTCTGCCAGTTCCGGTTTCAACCGTCCCGATTCGTCGAACAGTTCCTCCGGTCGGTAGCTGCGCAGCCAGTCTTCTAACAGGGTCAGATGTTCGGGATGCGATCGCGGATCGGAGAGCGGCACCTGATGCGCCCGGAATGTGCCTTCGATTTGCACGCCATCCACCCATTTTGGCCCCGTCCAGCCCTTGGGCGATCGCAGCACAATCATCGGCCAGCGCGGGCGTTTGGTCTTCTCTAAGGTGCGAGCTTCATGCTGGATGCGTTGGATCTCCTCAATCACCTGATCGAGTGTCGCCGCCATGGCTTCATGCATCAGATCAGGATCATCGCCCTCGACGTAATAGGGTATCCAGCCGTTGCCGCGTAGAAATTGATCCAACTCTTCCGGCTCAATGCGGGCCAGGATGGTCGGGTTGGCAATTTTATAGCCGTTCAGATGCAGGATCGGCAGCACCGCACCATCGGTGGCAGGGTTGAGAAACTTGTTGGACTGCCAGGACGTGGCTAGTGGCCCGGTTTCCGCCTCGCCATCACCGACAACACAGGCCACGATCAGATCAGGATTATCGAACACCGCCCCAAACGAATGGCTGAGGGAATAGCCCAACTCGCCGCCTTCGTGAATCGATCCGGGGCACTCCGGCGAGGCATGGCTGGGAATGCCGCCGGGAAACGAAAATTGCAGAAAGAGCTTTTGCAGTCCAGCCTCATCCTGACTAATGTCGGGATAGATCTCGCTATAGGTGCCCTCCAGATAGGTGTTAGCGACGACCGCCGGGCCACCATGGCCGGGGCCAGAGACATAGATCATGTCGAGGTCATATTTTTTAATCACCCGGTTCAGATGCACATAGATAAAATTCTGCCCCGGTGTCGTGCCCCAGTGTCCCAGGAGCATGGACTTGATATCTGCAATTGTGAGCGGACGTTTGAGCAACGGATTGTCGAAAAGATAAATCTGCCCCACGGAGAGATAGTTGGCAGCCCGCCAGTAGGCATCTATTGTGTGAAGCAGGTCTGGAGCAAGTGTTTGTGTTGTCATGGTTGAAGTCCTGCTTTTCTATGTTCACTAGAGGGTCGTGCTGTCAATCAAGGCTTTTGGCGATCGCGAAGAAGCCGCACCACCTTATCCGCGATTGAGCCTTCCTAACGGATCAACCTGTTAATAGACTGTGGATAGTTAGCTGTTCGACCCTACTCCGCCAGTAAACTTTTCAACATCCACGCTGTTTTCTCATGCACCTGCATGCGTTGGGTCAGTAAGTCTGCGGTCGGCTCATCGTGCGATCGCTCCAGTACAATGAAGAGCGATCGCGCGGTACGGACAACGGCTTCCTGATCTTCTATTAACTTGCGGATCATATCTTCAGCACTCGGTACACCCTCTTCTTCCTTGATTGAAGAAAGCCTAGCAAATTCCCCATAGGTGCCCGGAGCCGGAAAGCCTAGTATTCTTATGCGTTCAGCGATCAGGTCTACGGCCAAAGCTAGTTCAATATACTGCTCTTCAAACATCAGATGCAGCGTCCGAAACATGGGGCCAGTCACGTTCCAGTGGAAGTTGTGGGTCTTCAAATACAGCGTATACGTATCTGCCAGCAGGTGAGAAAGACCTTGGACAATCTCGCGGCGATTTTGTTCTTCAATACCGATATGGATAGGCATGGTCTGCATAGTATGAGTCTCCTAAGCGTTGGGTCGAGTTGAGTGAGCTAAAGTGTCCATCTGGATAAAATTGAGCTATCGATGTTGTCAACGTAGTTGCTTGGCTGAGTAAGACATGAAGACTTACTTATCCAGCACCATTTGAGGTCATCTGGCTGACAATTTTTTGTACAATTTGCACCCCGGTTGTGGCTTGCCAGCCAAACAGTCCCAGCAGAATCAGATTCAAGGAAACATGGACACTGCGCACCCAGTTATGCTGCTTCATAAAAGGAACCAGCGCCGCAGAGGTGGTCACCAAACCGACTATTCCTAACCCCGCAAACAAGTGGGGCCCAATGACAATCTTGCCGCTGTTGATATAGGTCACGGTGATGCCGCCGATCGCCCCCATGACAATCAGGGCCAAAAAGATGGAGCCAATTTGATGGTGACGAATCGCAAACCGACCCTTGATCAGCTCCTTCTTAGGCTCTCCCTCTGCCAGTCTTGTCCGCCGAACCTGTACTCCCAGGTATAGGGTGTAGAGTGCCAGGGCCAGCAAAATCCACATCATAACGGGGTGAAAAAAGCTGAGATAGGGTTTAAGTGCCGCTAGATTTTCCAAATTCATGATGCTTATTCCTAGAGTGTTTATGTATCTTGAATTAATTTATTACGGCATTACTCTTGGCTAGGTAGGGATTATGGTTGATCCGTGAGCGATCGCCATTCTTCAACCACATCCGGAGAAACATTCAGGATAATCTTTGATTGGTCGAGGGTTGGAAGGACGAGCCGCAATGGAATCGCCGATTCTAACTGCATCAGGATCGGCTGCAAATTATACTCTCCGGCATCTGTCCCCACTTGGGCTTGATCCATGAACATATCTTGGGAGACATCTGCAGCAGTGAAGGTTTTCCCCATCGAGTCGATGAGGGTGAGTGGCTGTGAATGATCGATATTTGCGGTTCCTGGAAACCCAACAAGACGCAAATACATCGTGGCGACGTGCTCAGGATGAGTCCGTTTGAAGGCGATCGCTTGCCAACTGTTGCCCTGTTGATCCTTGAGCGTTTGGCGAGACTGGTAAACCTCCGACTGGTAGACCTTCTGCCCCGGCGCTTCTTCTAGCTGGCGCGTGATTGCTTGGGCTGGAGCGATCGCCAAATTCATCATCAACACCCCAGCTAATATCCCAAGTATGAATGTTGATCCGATAAAACGTAGAATAGTTATCATGTTTACTACTCCTTGACTGAATTGGTAGTGGTGTTAATTGGTAGCATTTTGAATGGCACGTTGGATATCATCGGGAATAAAAACGGCATACATACCGCGCAGGTCGCCCACGTTAAAGTTGTAGGCCAAATCTTGAGGGTAGCCATCTTTGACAAACTGCGGACGGCGATCTTTCAACCCATGGCAGGCAAGGCAACTGGCTTCTACATCAATGCGTCGGTAGTAGCGTATTCCTGGCTGTTTATCCACGGTTTCTTGATCCCAAAAACCAATCAGTTCTGGCTCTTGGTTGAATTTTACCAGCGCCATCTGGTCGTGCAAGTTGCCTGGGGCATGGTCTGGGTTGCGATAGTTCTTCGCGACTTGCTTAACCTGCCAGCCATGCTCTTGGCTCAGCTGCATGGCCCGCATCCCTACCGGGCGGCAGACGTCTTTCATGGTTTGCATCGTCGGTACTTCAGTGCTCCCTTCCAGGGAAGAGGCTAACCTAGAGCGCATGGCATCCAGCGATTCAATCTCTTGAACGACCTGCACCAGCTCATTGGGGTTAGAGATGATGGGAGCAGCGGAGGCAGGAGCCGGATACCAGCCGATCAGCAACAGGCTGACACTCATCATCAGACCAAGGCTCAGAACGAACTGGAATAACGTCTGCATCGGGGCTTTCTCC
Coding sequences within it:
- a CDS encoding phosphoketolase family protein, which produces MTTQTLAPDLLHTIDAYWRAANYLSVGQIYLFDNPLLKRPLTIADIKSMLLGHWGTTPGQNFIYVHLNRVIKKYDLDMIYVSGPGHGGPAVVANTYLEGTYSEIYPDISQDEAGLQKLFLQFSFPGGIPSHASPECPGSIHEGGELGYSLSHSFGAVFDNPDLIVACVVGDGEAETGPLATSWQSNKFLNPATDGAVLPILHLNGYKIANPTILARIEPEELDQFLRGNGWIPYYVEGDDPDLMHEAMAATLDQVIEEIQRIQHEARTLEKTKRPRWPMIVLRSPKGWTGPKWVDGVQIEGTFRAHQVPLSDPRSHPEHLTLLEDWLRSYRPEELFDESGRLKPELAELAPKGDRRMGANPHTNGGLLLRDLVMPDFRDYAVDVPTPGSVKAADAHELGVFLRDVVKLNQEQRNFRIFGPDETLSNRLGSVFEVTDRQWDAQTQDNDEFLALDGRVIEMLSEHQCEGWLEGYLLTGRHGLFNCYEAFIHIIDSMFNQHAKWLKVTAELPWRRPIASLNYLLASHVWQQMHNGFTHQDPGFIDHVVNKKASVVRVYLPPDANCLLSVWDHCLRSRHYVNVVIAGKYSAPQWLTMDEAVSHCTAGIGIWDWASSDGEPDVVMACCGDVPTLETLAAVSMMREQLPDLNIRVVNVVDLMRLQPELEHPSNSQYDDSTGIGRDV
- a CDS encoding Dps family protein — encoded protein: MPIHIGIEEQNRREIVQGLSHLLADTYTLYLKTHNFHWNVTGPMFRTLHLMFEEQYIELALAVDLIAERIRILGFPAPGTYGEFARLSSIKEEEGVPSAEDMIRKLIEDQEAVVRTARSLFIVLERSHDEPTADLLTQRMQVHEKTAWMLKSLLAE
- a CDS encoding DUF4079 domain-containing protein, producing the protein MNLENLAALKPYLSFFHPVMMWILLALALYTLYLGVQVRRTRLAEGEPKKELIKGRFAIRHHQIGSIFLALIVMGAIGGITVTYINSGKIVIGPHLFAGLGIVGLVTTSAALVPFMKQHNWVRSVHVSLNLILLGLFGWQATTGVQIVQKIVSQMTSNGAG
- a CDS encoding DUF3122 domain-containing protein, which gives rise to MITILRFIGSTFILGILAGVLMMNLAIAPAQAITRQLEEAPGQKVYQSEVYQSRQTLKDQQGNSWQAIAFKRTHPEHVATMYLRLVGFPGTANIDHSQPLTLIDSMGKTFTAADVSQDMFMDQAQVGTDAGEYNLQPILMQLESAIPLRLVLPTLDQSKIILNVSPDVVEEWRSLTDQP
- a CDS encoding DUF3365 domain-containing protein, translated to MQTLFQFVLSLGLMMSVSLLLIGWYPAPASAAPIISNPNELVQVVQEIESLDAMRSRLASSLEGSTEVPTMQTMKDVCRPVGMRAMQLSQEHGWQVKQVAKNYRNPDHAPGNLHDQMALVKFNQEPELIGFWDQETVDKQPGIRYYRRIDVEASCLACHGLKDRRPQFVKDGYPQDLAYNFNVGDLRGMYAVFIPDDIQRAIQNATN